The following proteins are co-located in the Dyadobacter chenwenxiniae genome:
- a CDS encoding AI-2E family transporter codes for MSLPITPAPFHQKFTYSLLAIGLVMLGIYLGQDIIVPLAMAGLIAVLLRPVEAWFTRMGMHKVLAITLAVLLAVVIVSGVAILLSMQLSDFSDEWPKLKRNINEFYRDARRWIRREYSVSYSKQAEYLKNAQTKTLENFQGAETLGVVTGPLATLILIPIYAFLLLYYRTMLLHFMVVLFAEEHKPRVLEILGEIKSIIQSYMVGLLLETTVVAVLNSVGLLLLNVQYAMLLGIMAAILNLIPYIGGLVATALAVMVTFISHPDAHTLLGVVGVFIAVQFIDNNFLVPLIVGSKVKINALASIVGVLVGGALAGLSGMFLSIPAIAMLKVVFDRIDGLKPWGILLGDQTPEQANNNLFRLVNKRKPKKKTDEDV; via the coding sequence TTGTCTTTACCTATAACCCCCGCCCCGTTCCACCAAAAATTCACCTATTCCCTCCTGGCAATTGGCCTGGTCATGCTGGGGATTTACCTGGGGCAGGACATTATTGTCCCGCTGGCGATGGCTGGATTGATTGCAGTTTTGCTGAGGCCGGTGGAGGCTTGGTTTACCCGGATGGGGATGCATAAGGTGCTGGCAATCACGCTGGCGGTGCTCCTGGCGGTTGTGATTGTCTCAGGCGTCGCAATCCTGCTCTCGATGCAACTTTCGGATTTTTCGGATGAGTGGCCTAAGCTGAAACGCAACATTAATGAGTTTTATCGCGATGCGCGGCGGTGGATCCGGCGGGAATATAGCGTCAGTTATAGCAAGCAGGCCGAATATCTTAAAAACGCCCAGACGAAAACGCTCGAAAATTTCCAGGGTGCCGAGACGCTAGGCGTTGTCACAGGACCATTGGCAACATTGATCCTTATCCCTATTTACGCATTTCTACTCCTTTATTACCGGACCATGCTGCTGCATTTTATGGTCGTTCTCTTTGCGGAAGAGCATAAGCCGCGGGTGCTTGAAATTTTGGGAGAAATCAAATCCATCATTCAAAGTTACATGGTGGGCTTGCTTTTGGAAACGACGGTTGTTGCGGTGCTGAATTCCGTTGGATTACTGTTGCTTAATGTTCAATATGCGATGCTGCTGGGCATTATGGCTGCTATCCTTAACCTTATTCCCTACATTGGCGGACTTGTGGCAACGGCCCTGGCGGTAATGGTAACGTTCATTAGCCATCCCGATGCCCATACATTACTGGGCGTCGTAGGCGTATTTATTGCGGTTCAGTTTATTGACAACAACTTCCTGGTGCCGCTTATAGTGGGTTCCAAAGTGAAGATCAACGCATTGGCTTCAATCGTCGGCGTGCTTGTTGGCGGCGCATTGGCTGGTTTGTCAGGAATGTTCCTTTCGATTCCGGCGATCGCCATGCTGAAAGTGGTTTTTGATCGCATTGACGGGCTCAAACCGTGGGGGATTTTACTGGGTGATCAAACGCCTGAACAAGCAAATAATAACCTGTTCAGGCTTGTAAATAAGCGAAAGCCAAAAAAGAAAA
- a CDS encoding type II toxin-antitoxin system HigB family toxin, whose protein sequence is MVILSYKAIREFGKKHHDSEEALGSWYKIVERSNWAHFHDVKQVFNSVDSVGNDRYVFNIKGNKYRLVALINFNVRTLYILFIGTHAEYDLIDASLIKFK, encoded by the coding sequence ATGGTAATACTTAGCTATAAAGCTATAAGAGAATTTGGGAAAAAGCATCACGATTCGGAAGAAGCTTTAGGGAGCTGGTATAAGATTGTGGAGCGATCGAATTGGGCTCATTTTCATGATGTAAAGCAAGTCTTTAATTCCGTCGATTCGGTTGGCAATGACCGATATGTTTTTAATATTAAAGGGAATAAATACAGGCTGGTAGCACTCATAAACTTTAACGTCAGAACCCTTTATATTCTCTTTATTGGTACGCACGCTGAATATGACCTGATAGACGCATCGCTTATCAAATTTAAATAG
- a CDS encoding helix-turn-helix domain-containing protein, with protein MELEEIKSEREYDRIMEEILDIMNKGEANLSSEESEKLRTMALVAQSYEKKHYYVEPPRTFQGMIELRMYELKLKQKDLATKLGVSNAKLSLILSGKQRPDVPFIKAVHTELNIPADFILHHI; from the coding sequence ATGGAACTTGAAGAGATAAAAAGTGAACGGGAATATGACCGTATCATGGAAGAGATACTGGACATAATGAATAAAGGGGAGGCTAACCTCTCCTCGGAAGAATCAGAAAAACTCCGTACAATGGCCCTCGTGGCGCAGTCTTATGAAAAAAAGCATTATTATGTTGAGCCGCCAAGGACTTTTCAGGGAATGATTGAGTTGCGGATGTATGAGCTGAAATTAAAACAGAAGGATCTTGCTACCAAACTGGGTGTAAGTAATGCAAAACTGTCGCTAATCCTGAGCGGAAAGCAGCGGCCGGATGTTCCCTTCATAAAGGCAGTGCATACGGAGCTAAATATCCCTGCGGATTTTATTTTACACCATATTTAA
- a CDS encoding GNAT family N-acetyltransferase, translating into MIRTNSENPDFKKLTDQLDDELCAIYNTNKADYEEYNLITNLPTVILAYDNDTVIGCGCFKIYDENTIELKRMFVTPAFRGKGIASSMVRKLEHWAIELGFRNAVLETGTGQPEAIAMYHKLGYFNYEKPGLNQEIGHSVFMRKQLV; encoded by the coding sequence ATGATCAGAACAAACAGCGAAAATCCGGATTTCAAAAAGCTAACCGACCAGCTCGACGACGAACTTTGCGCTATTTACAACACCAATAAGGCTGATTACGAAGAATATAACCTCATCACGAATCTGCCAACTGTGATTTTGGCTTATGACAATGACACCGTAATAGGCTGCGGATGCTTCAAAATTTACGATGAAAACACAATCGAGTTGAAGCGCATGTTTGTAACTCCTGCATTCAGGGGCAAAGGCATCGCCTCTTCCATGGTCAGGAAATTAGAACATTGGGCAATAGAGCTCGGCTTCCGCAACGCGGTCCTGGAAACCGGAACCGGCCAGCCCGAAGCAATCGCCATGTATCACAAACTAGGCTACTTCAATTACGAAAAACCCGGCCTGAACCAGGAAATTGGTCACAGCGTGTTTATGCGGAAGCAGCTTGTTTAG